One Streptosporangium sp. NBC_01495 DNA window includes the following coding sequences:
- a CDS encoding cation:proton antiporter: protein MRPETPLEETEQRLMPAPARGVAVAVGLTAAAVLLLVVVGLSVSPSAAHQATAGAAHASSPIQLAARLFLAIAVIGGLASLGGVLARRVGQPPVIGEIMAGLVLGPSVLGSLAPGVVSAVLPATILPHLNLIAQASLALFMFTVGAEFDHGVLGRQRGVIGAASQAMMVVPFALGVVAALPLFDMFAGDSVGLVPFAIFVGTALSVTAFPVLARIVQETGLGGTRLGSLAMICAAVADVLAWCALAVVLAILRAEGASGVVVALSLTAALCAVLLLVVRPALRTLALRYAHVRLPAPVCLGLVLGLVFALASITDLIGVHAIFGGFLAGIVLPREARALGTMPARLGTFNQVLLLPVFFASIGLQVDVRFAVTHPGVLLGGALLLVVAILGKLGSAWLVTLAGGMPPRLALGLGVLMNARGITEIVVLSSGLSIGVINGNAFTVLVIMALVTTVMTVPSLRLLGLTRPAAGRPPASERQVIATGEKEFPL, encoded by the coding sequence ATGCGTCCGGAAACGCCGCTCGAAGAGACGGAACAGCGGCTCATGCCCGCGCCCGCGCGAGGTGTCGCGGTCGCCGTCGGCCTGACCGCGGCGGCCGTGCTGCTGCTCGTCGTCGTCGGGCTCTCCGTGTCGCCGTCCGCGGCCCACCAGGCGACCGCGGGCGCGGCGCACGCCTCGTCCCCGATCCAGCTGGCGGCGAGGCTCTTCCTCGCGATCGCCGTGATCGGCGGCCTGGCCTCGCTCGGCGGCGTGCTGGCCAGGCGCGTCGGCCAGCCTCCGGTGATCGGCGAGATCATGGCCGGCCTGGTCCTCGGGCCGTCCGTGCTCGGTTCGCTCGCCCCGGGCGTGGTGTCCGCCGTCCTGCCGGCCACGATCCTGCCGCACCTGAACCTCATCGCCCAGGCCAGTCTCGCGCTGTTCATGTTCACCGTGGGCGCCGAGTTCGACCACGGCGTGCTCGGCCGCCAGCGGGGGGTCATCGGAGCGGCGAGCCAGGCGATGATGGTCGTCCCGTTCGCCCTCGGCGTGGTCGCCGCGCTGCCGCTGTTCGACATGTTCGCGGGCGATTCGGTCGGGCTCGTCCCGTTCGCCATCTTCGTCGGCACCGCGCTGAGCGTCACGGCGTTCCCCGTACTCGCCCGGATCGTGCAGGAGACCGGGCTGGGCGGCACCCGGCTCGGGTCGCTCGCCATGATCTGCGCGGCCGTCGCCGACGTGCTCGCCTGGTGCGCGCTGGCCGTGGTGCTCGCCATCCTCCGCGCGGAGGGCGCGTCCGGCGTGGTGGTCGCGCTCTCGCTCACCGCCGCCCTGTGCGCGGTGCTCCTCCTGGTGGTGCGACCGGCGTTGCGAACCCTCGCACTGCGGTACGCGCACGTGAGACTGCCCGCTCCCGTCTGCCTCGGCCTGGTGCTCGGCCTCGTCTTCGCGCTGGCCTCGATCACCGACCTGATCGGCGTTCACGCGATCTTCGGCGGTTTCCTCGCCGGTATCGTGCTGCCGCGCGAGGCGAGGGCGCTGGGCACCATGCCGGCCCGCCTGGGCACGTTCAACCAGGTACTGCTGCTCCCGGTCTTCTTCGCCTCGATCGGCCTCCAGGTGGACGTCCGGTTCGCCGTCACCCATCCCGGGGTGCTGCTGGGCGGCGCGCTGCTACTGGTGGTCGCGATCCTCGGCAAGCTCGGCAGCGCGTGGCTGGTGACCCTGGCCGGAGGCATGCCCCCCAGGCTCGCCCTCGGCCTCGGGGTGCTGATGAACGCCCGCGGCATCACCGAGATCGTCGTGCTCAGCTCGGGCCTCAGCATCGGCGTCATCAACGGCAACGCGTTCACCGTACTGGTGATCATGGCGCTCGTCACCACCGTCATGACCGTTCCCAGCCTCCGCCTGCTCGGCCTCACCCGGCCGGCGGCAGGACGACCTCCCGCCTCGGAACGCCAGGTCATCGCGACCGGCGAAAAGGAATTCCCGCTATGA
- a CDS encoding acyl-CoA desaturase produces MTLIEERPAQGPKPDVDPERKTLPEIITFGVVVGAPLIALVAAVPFAWGWGLGWSDIVIASVFYVVTGLGVTVGLHRHFTHGSFKARRPLKIALGIAGSLSMEMSVLDWVATHRKHHKFSDKEGDPHSPWRFGTGFVAVSKGLLWAHMGWLFEADRANREKYAPDLVKDPDIIKLHKLFPVLAITTMVMPALLGGLLTWSWWGMATGFFWGTLVRIGLLHHVTWSINSICHVFGEEAFESRDKSRNVWWLAIPSFGESWHNLHHSDPTCARHGALKGQIDLSAGVIRWFEKAGWAYDVRWPTPERLAAKRITT; encoded by the coding sequence ATGACCCTCATCGAAGAGCGCCCTGCTCAGGGGCCCAAACCCGACGTCGACCCCGAGCGGAAAACCCTGCCCGAGATCATCACCTTCGGGGTGGTGGTCGGCGCCCCGCTGATCGCTCTGGTGGCGGCCGTCCCGTTCGCCTGGGGCTGGGGCCTCGGCTGGTCCGACATCGTCATCGCGAGCGTCTTCTACGTGGTCACCGGGCTGGGCGTCACCGTCGGCCTGCACCGCCACTTCACGCACGGTTCGTTCAAGGCCAGGCGCCCGCTGAAGATCGCACTGGGCATCGCGGGCAGCCTCTCGATGGAGATGTCGGTGCTCGACTGGGTGGCCACCCACCGCAAGCACCACAAGTTCTCCGACAAGGAGGGCGACCCGCACTCGCCGTGGCGCTTCGGCACGGGCTTCGTGGCGGTGTCCAAGGGCCTGCTCTGGGCGCACATGGGCTGGCTGTTCGAGGCCGACCGGGCCAACCGCGAGAAGTACGCGCCCGACCTGGTCAAGGACCCGGACATCATCAAGCTGCACAAGCTCTTCCCGGTGCTGGCGATCACCACGATGGTCATGCCCGCCCTGCTGGGCGGCCTGCTGACCTGGTCGTGGTGGGGCATGGCGACCGGCTTCTTCTGGGGCACGCTGGTCCGGATCGGCCTGCTGCACCACGTGACCTGGTCGATCAACTCCATCTGCCACGTCTTCGGCGAGGAGGCCTTCGAGTCGCGCGACAAGTCGCGCAACGTGTGGTGGCTGGCCATCCCCTCCTTCGGCGAGTCCTGGCACAACCTGCACCACTCCGACCCCACCTGCGCCCGGCACGGCGCGCTGAAGGGACAGATCGACCTCAGCGCGGGTGTCATCCGCTGGTTCGAGAAGGCCGGATGGGCCTACGACGTCCGCTGGCCGACGCCCGAGCGCCTGGCCGCCAAGCGCATCACCACCTGA
- a CDS encoding MFS transporter — MPRPLWRDRNFGVFWGAQTLSVAGDSFALIAVPLLILNVTGSVAQMGLLTGVSGAASVVAGVFAGVLVDRFDRRTLLIVCDLVRLVLYALIPLAWTTGPHIWLLYVVLPLAEAVGMVFQVTYVTAVRNLVGDGRVTDANGKLYATAAAAGILGPMLAGVVAGAFGLTAAIGVNAVSFAVSAIGVYLIRIPRNTGGPAAPAARERPWREILAGAVFLWRHPVLRVLTVLLSFFIFLTLGLTDLVIYRLKHDLGQPDSAIGVVLGIAAVGTVIGSLLVARLRRRVGFGPAWIGAQAVAGLAIVAVGFAGSVWGVAVIVALYLGCVSVAGICSMSLRQQVTPDHLLGRVTSAFWTIHFSMGPVGAAVLTWGAARYGTTPVFVLAGVGCLLIAMTALFTPVRGRHPENAAPDP; from the coding sequence GTGCCCCGGCCTCTGTGGCGGGATCGTAACTTCGGCGTCTTCTGGGGCGCGCAGACCCTTTCCGTGGCCGGTGACTCGTTCGCTCTCATCGCCGTTCCCCTGCTCATCCTGAACGTGACGGGATCCGTCGCGCAGATGGGCCTGCTGACCGGTGTCTCGGGCGCGGCCTCGGTCGTCGCCGGAGTGTTCGCCGGGGTCCTCGTCGACCGGTTCGACCGGCGCACGCTGCTCATCGTCTGCGACCTCGTCAGGCTCGTCCTGTACGCGCTGATCCCGCTGGCCTGGACGACGGGGCCGCACATCTGGCTGCTGTACGTGGTGTTGCCGCTGGCCGAGGCGGTGGGCATGGTCTTCCAGGTCACCTACGTGACCGCGGTGCGCAACCTCGTCGGCGACGGGCGCGTCACCGACGCCAACGGCAAGCTCTACGCGACCGCCGCGGCGGCGGGGATCCTCGGCCCGATGCTGGCCGGGGTGGTGGCGGGCGCGTTCGGCCTGACCGCCGCGATCGGCGTCAACGCGGTGAGTTTCGCGGTGTCCGCGATCGGGGTGTACCTGATCCGCATCCCCCGGAACACCGGCGGGCCCGCGGCACCCGCCGCGCGGGAGCGGCCGTGGCGCGAGATCCTGGCAGGGGCGGTGTTCCTGTGGCGCCATCCGGTGCTGCGCGTCCTCACCGTCCTGCTGTCGTTCTTCATCTTCCTGACGCTCGGCCTGACCGACCTCGTGATCTACCGGCTCAAGCACGATCTGGGCCAGCCGGACTCCGCCATCGGAGTGGTCCTCGGCATCGCCGCGGTCGGCACGGTGATCGGCTCCCTCCTGGTCGCGCGCCTGCGCAGGCGGGTGGGGTTCGGCCCCGCGTGGATCGGCGCGCAGGCCGTGGCCGGGCTCGCGATCGTCGCCGTCGGGTTCGCGGGCTCCGTCTGGGGGGTGGCCGTCATCGTGGCCCTCTATCTCGGCTGCGTGAGCGTCGCGGGGATCTGCTCCATGTCCCTGCGCCAGCAGGTGACCCCCGACCATCTGCTCGGGCGGGTCACCTCGGCGTTCTGGACCATCCACTTCTCGATGGGGCCCGTCGGCGCGGCCGTCCTCACCTGGGGCGCGGCCCGCTACGGCACCACCCCGGTCTTCGTCCTCGCGGGCGTCGGCTGCCTGCTGATCGCGATGACCGCCCTCTTCACCCCCGTACGCGGGAGGCACCCGGAGAACGCGGCCCCCGATCCATGA
- a CDS encoding TetR/AcrR family transcriptional regulator, with the protein MSEPRRRMSGKERREQLIQISRTLFAEKGFDGTSVEEIAATANVSKPVVYEHFGGKEGVYAVVIDREMQKLLSLVTEALSASHSLIKLERAALALLAYVEENSEGFRILVRDSHAASGTGTFASLINDIASQVEDVMVDEFVERGYDPKLAPMYAQMLVGMVALTGQWWLDVRRPAREEVAAHLVNLAWNGLTGLDPNPRLTAASRALEHRLAHPQQRPAEPHPSGPRPRAAGSEQKPEPKPKPEPPSGGSPPRPELPPPPTDKEIRELEKARERELKNQEKLRERELREREKAREREQHEAEKLARDLEKIRLREQRELEKVREREYRERQRLLREQEKARERELRELEKTRLRETKTAEREALKHAKLVGEEREKLEPSE; encoded by the coding sequence GTGAGCGAACCCCGACGGCGAATGTCAGGTAAGGAACGCCGGGAACAGCTGATCCAGATCAGCAGGACCCTGTTCGCGGAAAAAGGGTTCGACGGCACATCTGTCGAGGAGATCGCGGCGACCGCCAACGTCTCCAAACCGGTGGTCTACGAGCACTTCGGCGGTAAGGAGGGCGTGTACGCGGTCGTCATCGACCGGGAGATGCAGAAGCTGCTGAGCCTGGTGACCGAGGCGCTGTCCGCCTCGCACTCGCTGATCAAACTGGAGCGGGCGGCCCTGGCCCTGCTGGCCTACGTGGAGGAGAACAGCGAGGGGTTCCGCATCCTCGTCCGTGACTCGCACGCCGCCTCGGGGACCGGCACGTTCGCCAGCCTGATCAACGACATCGCCAGCCAGGTCGAGGACGTCATGGTCGACGAGTTCGTCGAGCGGGGCTACGACCCCAAGCTGGCCCCGATGTACGCCCAGATGCTGGTCGGCATGGTGGCGCTGACCGGCCAGTGGTGGCTGGACGTGCGCAGGCCGGCCCGCGAGGAGGTCGCCGCCCACCTGGTCAACCTGGCCTGGAACGGTCTGACCGGCCTGGACCCCAACCCCCGGCTGACCGCCGCCTCGCGTGCCCTGGAGCACCGGCTGGCCCATCCTCAGCAGCGCCCGGCCGAGCCCCACCCGTCCGGCCCGCGGCCACGCGCCGCCGGGTCCGAGCAGAAGCCGGAGCCGAAGCCGAAGCCTGAGCCGCCCTCGGGGGGATCGCCGCCGCGCCCCGAGTTACCGCCGCCCCCGACGGACAAGGAGATCCGGGAGCTGGAGAAGGCTCGCGAGCGGGAGCTGAAGAACCAGGAGAAGCTGCGCGAGCGCGAGCTCAGGGAGCGGGAGAAGGCGCGCGAGCGCGAGCAGCACGAGGCCGAGAAGCTCGCCAGGGACCTGGAGAAGATACGGCTCCGCGAGCAGCGGGAGCTGGAGAAGGTGCGCGAGCGGGAGTATCGGGAGCGGCAGCGGCTGCTGAGGGAGCAGGAGAAGGCCCGCGAGCGGGAGCTGCGAGAGCTGGAGAAGACTCGGCTCAGGGAGACCAAGACCGCCGAGCGCGAAGCCCTCAAGCACGCGAAGCTCGTTGGTGAAGAACGGGAAAAGCTTGAGCCAAGTGAGTAA
- a CDS encoding NUDIX hydrolase — MTERDARPDDMIHAAGAVVWRGSPDAPEVALVHRPRYDDWSFPKGKLKRGEHPVAGALREVAEETGITAEFGRSLPSSHYTKGGRPKRVDYWLARLVSEDRRTDTHEVDDVVWLPVDEAARRLTYEWDAGLLRALGETSPATTPLVLVRHGLAGNRQDWKGDDDDRPLDGRGRGQSEVLADVLGAFRLAELVSSPSRRCVQTLEPYAKRAGLPIRLESVLSENGYDCRASLRLATEAMASNRPVALCSHGKVLPELIAGLDERAGGTRLAKGAFMVLHHAGGDVVAVDDYDV; from the coding sequence ATGACTGAGCGCGACGCCCGCCCGGACGACATGATCCACGCGGCCGGGGCGGTCGTCTGGCGTGGCTCCCCGGACGCGCCGGAGGTCGCCCTCGTCCACCGGCCCAGGTACGACGACTGGTCGTTCCCCAAGGGGAAGCTGAAGCGCGGCGAGCATCCCGTCGCGGGCGCGCTGCGCGAGGTGGCCGAGGAGACGGGGATCACCGCGGAGTTCGGCCGGTCGCTGCCGTCGAGCCACTACACGAAGGGCGGGCGGCCCAAGCGCGTCGACTACTGGCTGGCCAGGTTGGTCTCCGAGGACCGCCGTACCGACACGCACGAGGTCGACGACGTGGTCTGGCTGCCGGTGGACGAGGCCGCGCGGCGCCTGACCTACGAGTGGGACGCCGGGCTGCTCCGTGCGCTCGGCGAGACGTCGCCGGCGACCACCCCGCTCGTGCTGGTACGGCACGGCCTGGCGGGGAACCGGCAGGACTGGAAGGGCGACGACGACGATCGGCCGCTCGACGGGCGCGGGCGCGGGCAGTCCGAGGTGCTGGCGGACGTGCTGGGCGCCTTCCGCCTCGCGGAGCTGGTCAGCTCCCCCAGCAGGCGGTGCGTGCAGACCCTGGAGCCGTACGCGAAGCGGGCCGGCCTGCCGATCCGGCTCGAATCCGTCCTGTCGGAGAACGGCTACGACTGCCGGGCCTCCCTCCGCCTGGCCACGGAGGCGATGGCCTCGAACCGGCCCGTGGCACTCTGCAGCCACGGCAAGGTCCTGCCCGAGCTGATCGCCGGACTCGACGAACGGGCGGGCGGCACGCGGCTGGCCAAGGGCGCGTTCATGGTGCTGCACCACGCGGGCGGCGACGTCGTGGCCGTGGACGACTACGACGTCTGA
- a CDS encoding CYTH and CHAD domain-containing protein produces the protein MAIEIEDKFDVSADYQLPDLTGLPGSTEVVGPKTHQLVALYFDTPDLRLAARGITLRRRRGGTDPGWHLKLPKAKGVRQEITHPLTRSAKIVPAELADLVLAYTRGAPLGPIAELDTRRAVTTLVNGAGVGLVEIADDRVKGTVFGDEPHVERWREVEAELLEGDEKLLRKVGKRLGKAGATPADSASKLARLLGGAGAVSEHPRAETAPGSAGEVVVGYLTSQVGALLAQDPRVRKAEEDAVHQMRVAARRLRSALKSFRTVVEGTENLQEELKWLGTVLGEARDLEVIRERFARRLDSLDDALIVGPVRARLSSDLLDDEHEALDRIRDTLGGERYFALLDALDDLTGTPVLTKAAGKPADTLDVVAAKSWRRVTRTYDTAQAIENESEREIAMHDVRKAAKRARYTAEVLGMNKLAKRAEAVQEVLGTHMDGVVAQERLAAEAANARLVGEDTFTYGVLTGVERAGAARAWEEFPRVWEETRAAVAKLL, from the coding sequence GTGGCGATAGAAATTGAGGACAAGTTCGACGTATCGGCGGACTACCAGCTGCCGGACCTCACGGGCCTGCCGGGCTCGACGGAGGTGGTGGGGCCGAAAACCCACCAGCTGGTCGCCCTTTACTTCGACACGCCCGACCTGAGGCTCGCCGCGAGGGGGATCACCCTGCGCAGACGCAGGGGCGGCACCGATCCGGGCTGGCACCTCAAACTTCCCAAGGCCAAGGGCGTCCGGCAGGAGATCACCCATCCGCTGACCCGGAGCGCGAAGATCGTCCCCGCCGAGCTGGCGGACCTGGTGCTCGCCTACACCCGGGGCGCCCCGCTCGGGCCCATCGCCGAGCTGGACACCCGCCGCGCCGTCACCACCCTGGTCAACGGCGCCGGGGTGGGGCTGGTCGAGATCGCCGACGACCGGGTCAAGGGCACCGTGTTCGGCGACGAACCCCACGTCGAGCGCTGGCGCGAGGTCGAGGCGGAGCTGCTGGAGGGCGACGAGAAGCTGCTGAGGAAGGTCGGCAAGCGGCTGGGCAAGGCAGGAGCCACCCCCGCCGACTCGGCCAGCAAGCTCGCGCGCCTGCTCGGCGGCGCCGGAGCGGTCTCGGAGCATCCGCGCGCCGAGACCGCTCCCGGGTCGGCGGGCGAGGTCGTCGTCGGCTACCTCACCTCCCAGGTCGGCGCGCTGCTCGCGCAGGACCCCCGGGTCAGGAAGGCGGAGGAGGACGCCGTACACCAGATGCGCGTCGCCGCCCGGCGGCTCCGCAGCGCGCTGAAGTCGTTCAGGACGGTCGTCGAGGGGACCGAGAACCTTCAGGAGGAGCTCAAGTGGCTCGGTACGGTCCTCGGCGAGGCCCGTGACCTGGAGGTCATCCGCGAGCGGTTCGCGCGCAGGCTCGACAGCCTGGACGACGCGCTGATCGTGGGGCCCGTCAGGGCACGCCTCAGCTCCGACCTGCTGGACGACGAGCACGAGGCCCTCGACCGGATCAGGGACACCCTCGGCGGGGAGCGCTACTTCGCCCTGCTCGACGCCCTCGACGACCTGACCGGCACCCCGGTGCTCACCAAGGCCGCCGGGAAGCCCGCCGACACCCTGGACGTCGTCGCGGCCAAGAGCTGGCGCCGGGTCACCAGGACCTACGACACCGCCCAGGCCATCGAGAACGAGTCCGAGCGCGAGATCGCCATGCACGACGTGCGCAAGGCGGCCAAGCGGGCCCGCTACACCGCCGAGGTGCTCGGCATGAACAAGCTGGCCAAGCGGGCGGAGGCCGTCCAGGAGGTGCTGGGCACCCACATGGACGGCGTCGTCGCGCAGGAGCGGCTCGCGGCCGAGGCCGCGAACGCCCGCCTGGTCGGGGAGGACACGTTCACCTACGGCGTGCTGACCGGGGTGGAGCGGGCCGGGGCCGCGCGCGCGTGGGAGGAGTTCCCCCGGGTCTGGGAGGAGACCAGGGCCGCCGTCGCGAAGCTCCTCTGA
- a CDS encoding HalD/BesD family halogenase has translation MANNALKEQTDQRIREHIETRYADNKVVRKLSQHYRREGYVKLQGLVPDDLFQEVSKEVHRLLDEHGQRIDIHLKETGNSPRYMTTISQQAIAKGSELIPAVYESQALMDFLSRLAAQPVLECPWDEEKYIAIRQHKKGDTHGWHWGDFSFTVIWIIEAPDAKYGGQLQCVPHTDWDKNDPQVEDYLLERPIKTYGHVTGDLYFLRSDTTLHRTIPLNADHTRIILNTCWGSESDQKKEATHETMNAMFD, from the coding sequence ATGGCGAACAACGCGCTGAAAGAGCAGACCGACCAGCGTATCCGCGAGCACATCGAGACCCGGTACGCCGACAACAAGGTCGTACGCAAGCTCTCCCAGCACTACCGGCGAGAGGGGTACGTGAAGCTCCAGGGGCTGGTCCCCGACGATCTGTTCCAGGAGGTCTCCAAGGAGGTTCACCGTCTCCTCGACGAGCACGGCCAGCGGATCGACATCCACCTCAAGGAGACCGGCAACTCGCCCCGGTACATGACCACCATCAGCCAGCAGGCGATCGCCAAGGGCAGCGAGCTCATTCCCGCCGTCTACGAGTCGCAGGCCCTGATGGACTTCCTCTCCAGGCTCGCCGCGCAGCCGGTGCTGGAGTGCCCGTGGGACGAGGAGAAGTACATCGCCATCCGCCAGCACAAGAAGGGCGACACCCACGGCTGGCACTGGGGCGACTTCAGCTTCACGGTCATCTGGATCATCGAGGCGCCGGACGCGAAGTACGGCGGCCAGCTCCAGTGCGTACCGCACACCGACTGGGACAAGAACGACCCGCAGGTCGAGGACTACCTGCTGGAGCGCCCGATCAAGACCTACGGGCACGTCACCGGCGACCTCTACTTCCTGCGGTCGGACACGACCCTGCACCGGACGATCCCCCTCAACGCCGACCACACGCGCATCATCCTCAACACGTGCTGGGGAAGTGAGTCGGATCAGAAGAAGGAAGCGACCCACGAGACCATGAACGCGATGTTCGACTGA
- a CDS encoding RNA degradosome polyphosphate kinase has product MSAELVRPTPDGLPLPQERFLNREESWLQFNQRVLEMAEDPSLPLLERVRFLAIFASNLDEFFRVRVAGLKRRMATGLLLRTKSGLKPREELARIAAIANGLAQRQSACFYERICPQLGAEGIEIVRWDDLGRDERTEMRKLFRERIRPVLTPLAVDPAHPFPYISGLSLNLAVTVRNPSTGNTVFARVKVPSQLPRFVTASRNRFVPLEDVIAAHLGQLFKGMEVVEHHVFRVTRNEDLDVDEDVTENLMQALERELLKRRFGPPVRLEVEDTITPEVLDLLVDELGVAEHEIYRLPGPLDLTGLHAIADLDRGELSFRPFVPAEVVHVEDDIFAVLRERDVLLHHPYDSFSTSVQRFIEQAAADPAVLAIKQTLYRTSGDSPIVDALIDAAEAGKQVVVVVEIKARFDEHANITWARKLERAGCHVVYGVVGLKTHCKLALVVRQESSGELRSYCHIGTGNYNPKTARLYEDLGLLTADRLVGEDVTDLFIHLTGYSNHSAYRRLLVAPHSLRGGLLARIEREISHQEAGRPARIRMKTNSLVDEPIIDALYRASRAGVPVDLWVRGVCTLRPGIPELSDNIRVRSVLGRFLEHSRIYEFGHGRRPEIWIGSGDMMRRNIERRVEVLVKVSSQQQRNYLSALLDRAMADETATWWLNSDGTWTRHPGEDMQTHLIGTRRWRAIDD; this is encoded by the coding sequence ATGTCCGCTGAACTCGTTCGCCCAACCCCCGACGGGCTTCCTCTACCCCAGGAGCGCTTCCTCAACCGAGAGGAGAGCTGGCTCCAGTTCAACCAGCGAGTTCTGGAAATGGCGGAGGACCCGTCCCTGCCTCTGCTTGAGCGGGTGCGGTTCCTGGCCATCTTCGCCAGCAACCTCGACGAGTTCTTCCGGGTCCGGGTGGCCGGGCTGAAACGGCGGATGGCCACCGGTCTGCTGCTGCGGACGAAGAGCGGGCTGAAACCCCGTGAGGAGCTGGCCAGGATAGCGGCGATCGCCAACGGCCTCGCGCAGCGGCAGTCGGCCTGCTTCTACGAGCGGATCTGCCCGCAGCTGGGCGCCGAGGGCATCGAGATCGTGCGCTGGGACGACCTGGGCCGCGACGAGCGCACCGAGATGCGCAAGCTCTTCAGGGAGCGGATCAGGCCGGTGCTGACGCCGCTGGCCGTCGACCCCGCCCACCCCTTCCCGTACATCTCGGGCCTGTCCCTGAACCTGGCCGTCACCGTCCGCAACCCCTCGACCGGCAACACGGTCTTCGCCAGGGTGAAGGTGCCCAGCCAGCTCCCCCGCTTCGTCACGGCGTCCAGGAACCGCTTCGTCCCGCTGGAGGACGTGATCGCCGCCCACCTCGGGCAGCTGTTCAAGGGCATGGAGGTCGTCGAGCACCACGTCTTCCGGGTGACCAGGAACGAGGACCTCGACGTCGACGAGGACGTCACCGAGAACCTCATGCAGGCGCTGGAGCGCGAGCTGCTCAAGCGCCGTTTCGGTCCCCCGGTCCGGCTGGAGGTCGAGGACACCATCACGCCCGAGGTGCTCGACCTGCTGGTGGACGAGCTGGGGGTGGCCGAGCACGAGATCTACCGGCTGCCAGGGCCGCTGGACCTGACCGGGCTGCACGCGATCGCCGACCTGGACCGGGGCGAGCTGAGCTTCCGCCCGTTCGTGCCCGCGGAGGTCGTGCACGTCGAGGACGACATCTTCGCGGTGCTGCGCGAGCGGGACGTGCTGCTGCACCACCCGTACGACTCGTTCTCCACGAGCGTGCAGCGGTTCATCGAGCAGGCCGCGGCCGACCCGGCCGTGCTGGCCATCAAGCAGACGCTCTACCGCACCAGCGGCGACTCGCCGATCGTGGACGCGCTGATCGACGCCGCCGAGGCGGGCAAGCAGGTCGTCGTGGTCGTGGAGATCAAGGCCAGGTTCGACGAGCACGCCAACATCACCTGGGCGCGCAAGCTGGAACGGGCCGGATGCCACGTCGTCTACGGCGTCGTGGGCCTGAAGACCCACTGCAAGCTCGCCCTGGTCGTGCGCCAGGAGTCCTCGGGCGAGCTGCGCAGCTACTGCCATATCGGCACGGGGAACTACAACCCCAAGACCGCGAGGCTGTACGAGGACCTCGGCCTGCTCACCGCCGACCGGCTGGTCGGCGAGGACGTCACGGACCTGTTCATCCACCTGACCGGCTACTCCAACCACTCGGCCTACCGGCGGCTGCTGGTCGCCCCGCACTCCCTGCGCGGCGGGCTGCTGGCCAGGATCGAGCGGGAGATCTCCCACCAGGAGGCCGGACGGCCGGCCAGGATCAGGATGAAGACGAACTCCCTGGTCGACGAGCCCATCATCGACGCCCTCTACCGGGCGTCGCGGGCCGGCGTACCGGTGGACCTGTGGGTGCGGGGGGTCTGCACGCTCCGTCCCGGCATCCCCGAGCTGTCGGACAACATCAGGGTCAGGAGCGTGCTGGGCCGGTTCCTCGAACACTCTCGGATCTACGAGTTCGGCCACGGCCGGCGCCCGGAGATCTGGATCGGCAGCGGCGACATGATGCGCCGCAACATCGAGCGCCGGGTGGAGGTGCTGGTCAAGGTCTCCAGCCAGCAGCAGCGCAACTACCTCAGCGCCCTGCTGGACCGGGCCATGGCGGACGAGACCGCGACCTGGTGGCTCAACTCCGACGGCACCTGGACCCGCCACCCCGGTGAGGACATGCAGACCCATCTCATCGGCACCCGCAGGTGGAGAGCGATCGATGACTGA